The following are encoded together in the Planctomycetota bacterium genome:
- the tsf gene encoding translation elongation factor Ts: MATVQVNPKDAMALRQRTGLGVMDCKDALAQNGGDMAKAEAWLREKLKGKMDARVDRPAGQGVIAVFSQPGKAAIVEIRAETDFTAKNTEFRAMAQTLAKLGCEQSGEIAMTAPMKAALDEVRIKTGENISFGRGLCLQGGNFAHYIHHDGRLGVLLQFEGTLAPDLATGICQSVAAAVPTPIAVDESGVPADVMAAKRAEAVAEAKATGKPEQIAVKMAEGKIRKFLEEVTLLGAVYVKDETKKIKDLLPAGTRVLRFVRMTVGG; encoded by the coding sequence ATGGCAACAGTACAAGTGAATCCCAAGGACGCGATGGCCCTTCGCCAGCGCACCGGACTGGGCGTGATGGATTGCAAGGACGCGCTGGCCCAGAATGGCGGCGACATGGCCAAGGCCGAGGCGTGGCTGCGCGAGAAGCTCAAGGGCAAGATGGATGCCCGCGTCGACCGGCCCGCGGGCCAGGGCGTGATCGCGGTGTTCAGCCAGCCGGGCAAGGCGGCGATCGTCGAGATCCGCGCCGAGACCGACTTCACCGCGAAGAACACTGAGTTCCGCGCCATGGCGCAGACCCTCGCCAAGCTCGGCTGCGAGCAGAGCGGCGAGATCGCCATGACCGCCCCGATGAAGGCGGCACTGGACGAGGTCCGCATCAAGACCGGCGAGAACATCTCCTTCGGCCGCGGGCTCTGCCTGCAGGGCGGCAACTTCGCCCACTACATCCACCATGACGGACGCCTGGGCGTGCTGCTGCAGTTCGAGGGCACGCTGGCCCCCGACCTCGCCACCGGCATCTGCCAGAGCGTGGCCGCCGCCGTGCCGACGCCGATCGCGGTCGACGAGTCCGGCGTGCCCGCCGACGTGATGGCCGCGAAGCGCGCTGAGGCGGTCGCCGAGGCCAAGGCCACCGGCAAGCCCGAGCAGATCGCCGTGAAAATGGCCGAGGGCAAGATCCGCAAGTTCCTCGAGGAAGTCACCTTGCTCGGCGCGGTCTACGTCAAGGACGAGACCAAGAAGATCAAGGATCTGCTTCCCGCCGGGACGCGCGTGCTTCGATTCGTGCGCATGACCGTCGGCGGCTAA
- the rpsB gene encoding 30S ribosomal protein S2: MAIRTTDERRCRCRSPRRNRPMASLAQELVEAGVHFGQRRSNWNPRMAPYIHGVKNQVHVIDVRETIKGILLAKRFIARIVAEGKDVCFVGTKRQARGCIETRCAEARMPYVTERWLGGTLTNFRTIRERLRRLEELETLMASGDIRNYSKKMESQLGREQKKIFRNLNGIRNMAKLPGALVAIDVNREMNALREAKNLGIPTICLIDSDGDPEFSDIPIPGNDDSMRAIDIVIRELCAAVEEGRTTRVEAAATQGERSDATATSEGELTDGAPAPRSSRGGRSVFRVRAQADETAGYSAREPDAAAATPASADKI; encoded by the coding sequence ATGGCGATTCGGACCACGGACGAACGCCGGTGTCGCTGCAGATCGCCCAGAAGGAATCGCCCCATGGCCTCACTCGCACAGGAACTCGTCGAAGCCGGAGTCCACTTCGGACAACGCCGAAGCAATTGGAACCCGCGCATGGCTCCCTACATCCACGGAGTCAAGAACCAGGTGCACGTGATCGACGTGCGCGAGACCATCAAGGGCATCCTGCTCGCCAAGCGATTCATCGCCCGCATCGTCGCCGAGGGCAAGGACGTCTGCTTCGTCGGCACCAAGCGCCAGGCCCGCGGCTGCATCGAGACTCGCTGCGCCGAGGCCCGCATGCCCTACGTCACCGAGCGCTGGCTCGGCGGCACCCTGACCAACTTCCGCACCATCCGCGAGCGGCTGCGCCGCCTCGAGGAGCTTGAGACCCTGATGGCCAGCGGCGACATCCGCAACTACTCCAAGAAGATGGAGAGCCAGCTCGGTCGCGAGCAGAAGAAGATTTTCCGCAACCTCAACGGCATCCGCAACATGGCCAAGCTGCCCGGCGCCCTGGTGGCGATCGACGTGAACCGCGAGATGAACGCACTGCGCGAGGCGAAGAACCTGGGCATTCCGACCATCTGCCTGATCGATTCCGACGGCGACCCCGAGTTCTCCGACATTCCGATTCCGGGCAACGACGACAGCATGCGGGCCATCGACATCGTGATCCGCGAGCTCTGCGCCGCGGTCGAGGAAGGCCGCACCACCCGCGTCGAGGCCGCCGCCACCCAGGGCGAGCGCAGCGACGCGACGGCGACCTCCGAAGGCGAATTGACCGACGGGGCCCCCGCTCCACGGTCCAGCCGCGGCGGACGAAGCGTCTTCCGCGTCCGCGCCCAGGCCGACGAAACCGCCGGGTATTCGGCCCGCGAGCCCGACGCCGCGGCGGCGACCCCCGCCAGCGCCGACAAGATCTGA
- a CDS encoding diadenosine tetraphosphate hydrolase, producing the protein MHVSLEGGGHVAVQKDHDGAHWRLRPHPAPSPVAGWCVIDLVRPAASLDLLTARESQELGLILASVSAAVRVATRCERAYVTCFAEAHRQVHLHVAPRHESDPRTQGWTIADLYRKVQSGETAPAAQEAHEKTFAEIAKVLNGLRLT; encoded by the coding sequence TTGCACGTTTCCCTGGAGGGCGGCGGGCATGTCGCGGTGCAGAAGGACCACGACGGCGCCCATTGGCGATTGCGGCCCCACCCGGCGCCGAGCCCGGTCGCGGGCTGGTGCGTGATCGACCTGGTGCGCCCCGCGGCGAGCCTGGACCTGCTCACGGCGCGGGAGTCGCAGGAATTGGGCCTCATCCTGGCCAGCGTGAGCGCGGCCGTCCGGGTGGCGACCCGCTGCGAGCGTGCCTACGTCACCTGCTTCGCGGAGGCGCATCGGCAGGTCCACCTGCATGTGGCGCCGCGGCACGAATCCGACCCGCGCACCCAGGGCTGGACCATCGCGGATCTCTATCGCAAGGTGCAGAGCGGCGAGACTGCGCCGGCCGCGCAGGAGGCGCATGAAAAAACCTTCGCGGAGATCGCGAAGGTTTTGAATGGCTTGAGGTTGACTTAG
- a CDS encoding DUF971 domain-containing protein has protein sequence MHAHDETSEPPPKALHLEKSRGLTVTWRDGTQGFIDVGTLRRMSQSADARQERESMATNPLHIMKHASPGPLAAVGAELVGNYAVRIRFSDGHDTGLFAWAYLRSLAQAPPIPSA, from the coding sequence ATGCACGCTCACGACGAGACCTCCGAACCGCCGCCCAAGGCCCTTCACCTGGAGAAATCCAGGGGGCTCACCGTGACGTGGCGCGACGGCACTCAGGGCTTTATCGATGTGGGCACGCTCCGCCGCATGAGCCAGAGCGCCGACGCGCGACAGGAGCGAGAGTCGATGGCGACCAATCCCCTGCACATCATGAAGCATGCCTCGCCGGGCCCGCTGGCCGCCGTTGGTGCCGAGCTGGTGGGCAACTATGCCGTGCGGATTCGCTTTTCCGATGGACACGACACGGGGCTCTTTGCCTGGGCTTACCTGCGGTCACTGGCCCAGGCCCCGCCCATTCCCTCTGCCTGA
- a CDS encoding metallophosphoesterase, whose protein sequence is MQPTAFALLASLLCAAAAPASPPPFIREGKPYIDQQVVPVELPPRPFRIAILPDRTTGRDWGLPYLEAAVRDLNRIEPDAVFNIGDMVQGYTRDAAEWERQLAQYQAITSKINAPFLPVPGNHDVNSGSREKGDRTFADLYLQRIAPLQYMAELDGASVIVMFSDEGLGDGVMQVSEGQRNFLQTSLDRAAKRGKPIMVLMHRPLWLSDNLKWWETIHPMLVKAGVDAVIAGHLHFLLDEPDRDGIKYLVVGTCGGSIDQHPLAGQLQHLTFVQIAPEGKLEIYHQPVGMTLPEDFVVHADQECVYKLRDNPGCLTLEGALPDSWNAKTPVSGTVTLKVKNPLDKTISITTSIARDPSPWIVDGEMFVSRTPVDAFNPFTTDAGTAWTLEAPASIVVPAKGSIEIPLTLKSAPTKDPRQPPTIECVVKMKDSKGRSVPTFIPLRPDIERTVNVSANPRKPAGKVPISSWKPSPFDSLENDPTVRFSSSGVNGQPIVLRIEVPDQIQSGYPQDKRDVEARRKNPAADAVDIRWEDAQGKAWCMVEPFTPWSESSRKEWKPVTRTGSLEGSPGWWLEVELPDSTRTVNVGVADNDQTYHTQWRWMVSEKRLAPLAASADR, encoded by the coding sequence ATGCAACCAACCGCTTTCGCGCTTCTCGCCTCGCTGCTGTGCGCCGCTGCTGCGCCCGCTTCGCCGCCGCCCTTCATCCGCGAGGGCAAGCCCTACATCGACCAGCAGGTCGTTCCCGTGGAATTGCCGCCGCGACCCTTCCGCATTGCGATCCTTCCCGACCGCACCACCGGCCGCGACTGGGGTTTGCCCTATCTCGAGGCTGCGGTGCGTGACCTCAACCGCATCGAGCCCGACGCGGTCTTCAACATTGGCGACATGGTGCAGGGCTACACCCGCGACGCGGCCGAGTGGGAGCGCCAGCTGGCCCAGTACCAGGCCATCACCAGCAAGATCAACGCGCCCTTCCTGCCTGTGCCCGGCAACCACGACGTGAACAGCGGCTCGCGCGAGAAAGGCGACCGCACCTTCGCCGACCTCTACCTGCAGCGCATCGCGCCGCTGCAGTACATGGCGGAGCTCGATGGCGCCAGCGTGATCGTGATGTTTTCCGACGAGGGCCTGGGCGACGGCGTGATGCAGGTCAGCGAGGGCCAGCGCAACTTTCTGCAGACTTCGCTGGACCGCGCGGCGAAGCGCGGCAAGCCGATCATGGTGCTGATGCATCGTCCGCTCTGGCTCTCCGACAATTTGAAGTGGTGGGAGACGATCCACCCGATGCTGGTCAAGGCGGGCGTGGATGCGGTGATCGCGGGACACCTGCATTTCCTGCTGGATGAGCCCGATCGCGACGGCATCAAATACCTGGTGGTCGGCACCTGCGGCGGCTCCATCGACCAGCACCCGCTGGCCGGGCAATTGCAGCATCTGACCTTCGTGCAGATCGCTCCCGAGGGAAAGCTGGAGATCTACCACCAGCCCGTCGGCATGACGCTGCCCGAGGATTTCGTGGTGCATGCCGATCAGGAGTGCGTCTACAAGCTGCGCGACAATCCCGGCTGCCTGACGCTCGAAGGCGCGCTGCCCGACTCCTGGAATGCCAAGACTCCCGTGAGCGGCACCGTCACGCTGAAGGTGAAGAACCCCCTCGACAAGACCATCTCCATCACGACCTCCATCGCGCGCGACCCGTCGCCGTGGATCGTCGACGGCGAGATGTTCGTCAGCCGCACGCCGGTCGATGCCTTCAACCCCTTCACCACCGATGCCGGCACCGCGTGGACGCTTGAGGCGCCGGCGAGCATCGTGGTGCCCGCCAAGGGATCGATCGAGATTCCGCTGACGCTCAAGAGCGCGCCGACCAAGGATCCGCGGCAGCCGCCGACGATCGAGTGCGTGGTCAAGATGAAAGACTCCAAGGGGCGCTCCGTGCCAACCTTCATTCCCCTGCGGCCCGACATCGAGCGCACTGTGAATGTGTCCGCCAATCCGCGCAAGCCCGCCGGCAAGGTGCCGATCTCCTCGTGGAAACCCTCCCCTTTCGACTCGCTCGAGAACGATCCCACCGTGCGCTTCTCAAGCTCGGGCGTGAATGGCCAGCCGATCGTGCTGCGCATCGAGGTGCCCGACCAGATCCAGAGCGGCTACCCGCAGGACAAGCGCGACGTGGAGGCACGGCGGAAGAATCCCGCCGCCGACGCCGTGGACATCCGCTGGGAGGACGCCCAGGGCAAGGCCTGGTGCATGGTTGAACCCTTCACACCGTGGAGCGAGTCCAGCCGCAAGGAATGGAAGCCGGTGACCCGCACGGGCTCGCTCGAAGGGTCGCCCGGCTGGTGGCTCGAGGTGGAACTTCCTGATTCCACCCGAACCGTCAACGTGGGAGTTGCGGACAATGACCAGACCTATCACACGCAATGGCGGTGGATGGTTTCGGAGAAGCGCCTCGCCCCGCTGGCGGCTTCGGCGGATCGCTGA
- a CDS encoding phosphomannomutase/phosphoglucomutase — MLAKVFKAYDVRATYPKPLNEKLAWHIGYGAAEFLLTQAAAQGFTDPMMHHIVMGRDMRKSSPSLADAVAQGMQDYGANVIDIGLVDTPVVYFAINHFGCAGGIQVTASHNPANYNGFKISRIHAKPVGQETGLNDIQRFAAMVEREKCVAKGGRREARDVWSAYKSHLLRLMNPKTIDGSKKLKVVIDASNGMAGTMVPKVFGGVAGLKIDPIHFDNSSGEFVHEPNPLVEANLAEVRARVRETKADFGVCFDGDADRCMIVDELGEPVGCDLLLAVMLGRFLKEKPGAGVVYDLRSSRSVAEAIREAGGTPVESRVGHVFMKAKLAEVKAPIGGELSGHFYFEDMFATDSGARAFIAVVNALVDGGGKSLSELVKPFRRYRQSGEINFENEDKLGAIAALKKAYPRSKTYELDGLSLDAGEWWCNVRMSNTEPLLRLNLEARDQATVDKVVGELSPLLGHRVEH; from the coding sequence ATGCTGGCCAAAGTGTTCAAAGCCTACGACGTCCGCGCCACCTACCCCAAGCCCCTCAATGAGAAGCTGGCCTGGCACATCGGCTATGGGGCTGCGGAATTCCTGCTGACCCAGGCCGCCGCCCAGGGTTTCACCGACCCGATGATGCACCACATTGTCATGGGCCGGGACATGCGCAAGAGCAGCCCGTCGCTGGCCGACGCCGTGGCCCAAGGCATGCAGGACTATGGGGCCAACGTGATCGACATCGGCTTGGTGGACACGCCGGTGGTCTACTTCGCGATCAATCATTTCGGGTGCGCCGGCGGCATCCAGGTCACCGCCAGCCACAATCCCGCCAACTACAACGGCTTCAAGATCAGCCGCATCCACGCCAAGCCCGTCGGCCAGGAGACCGGGCTGAACGACATCCAGCGCTTCGCGGCGATGGTCGAGCGCGAGAAGTGCGTGGCCAAGGGCGGTCGCCGCGAGGCGCGCGACGTGTGGAGCGCCTACAAGTCGCACCTGTTGCGGCTGATGAATCCCAAGACGATCGACGGATCGAAGAAGCTCAAGGTGGTCATCGACGCCAGCAACGGCATGGCCGGCACCATGGTGCCCAAGGTCTTTGGCGGCGTGGCCGGCCTGAAGATCGATCCGATCCACTTCGACAACTCCAGCGGCGAGTTCGTGCACGAGCCCAACCCGCTGGTCGAGGCGAACCTGGCGGAGGTGCGGGCGCGCGTCCGCGAGACCAAGGCGGACTTCGGCGTCTGCTTCGACGGCGACGCCGACCGCTGCATGATCGTCGACGAACTGGGCGAGCCGGTCGGTTGCGATCTGCTGCTGGCGGTGATGCTTGGCCGATTCCTGAAGGAAAAACCCGGCGCCGGCGTGGTCTATGACCTGCGCTCCAGTCGCAGCGTGGCCGAGGCAATTCGCGAGGCGGGCGGCACTCCGGTGGAGAGCCGCGTGGGGCATGTCTTCATGAAGGCCAAGCTGGCCGAGGTGAAGGCGCCGATCGGCGGCGAGCTCAGCGGGCATTTCTACTTCGAGGACATGTTCGCCACCGACTCGGGCGCCCGCGCCTTCATCGCGGTGGTCAACGCGCTGGTCGATGGCGGGGGCAAGTCGCTCTCCGAGCTGGTCAAGCCCTTCCGTCGCTACCGCCAGAGCGGCGAGATCAATTTCGAGAACGAGGACAAACTCGGCGCCATCGCGGCGCTCAAGAAGGCCTACCCCAGGTCCAAGACCTACGAGCTCGACGGGCTCAGCCTGGACGCGGGCGAGTGGTGGTGCAATGTGCGCATGAGCAACACCGAGCCGCTGCTGCGCCTGAACCTGGAGGCGCGGGACCAGGCCACCGTCGACAAGGTGGTGGGCGAGCTGAGCCCGCTGCTCGGCCATCGTGTCGAGCACTAA
- a CDS encoding extracellular solute-binding protein, whose amino-acid sequence MTRLVLLAAAFVGLLATPLLLRPSGSNAPASARATREVVIVTPNNEQIRYEFARAFRTWHEKNYGEPADVLWSTPGGAVEIRRMLTAAWESRLRQGLEVGGDADLIFGGGSYEFDTLKKPVSVTVGGETKTATILEPVELPAALVQGCYEMTDIAGQKLYDPKGYWYGVALSTFGIVMNLQVLEHLHVEPLKTWSDLADPRLFGWISIVNPSQSGSVLTAFEAITQQTSWLDGLAILRRTAANARGFAASSPRVSIDVAAGDAAAGITIDFNARFQTQTMIEAAVEAGRPGTEPQVIFIAPLGQSSVDPDPVAMLRNPPHRETAIRFMEFCLSKDAQRLWQFRQGTPGGPGQFELRRMPVMRSLYTSEMAQFIDQVDPVAIATAPKVDNSSMRSFIPLLFQTMAMDSHKDLKAAWQAIAAHPAYPKENHGLVRASDVSDPQLKSWLEKFDALPTMATPEGPRPLGDIDNLKMLRDGWLRGEWKDKGLWPEQNAPTDSLRRIFAPYFQENYQWIVDQAASHKAA is encoded by the coding sequence ATGACTCGTCTTGTCCTGCTGGCAGCCGCGTTCGTGGGTTTGCTGGCGACGCCGCTGCTGCTGAGGCCGAGCGGTTCCAACGCACCGGCTTCGGCGCGTGCGACCCGCGAAGTGGTGATCGTGACGCCCAACAACGAGCAGATCCGTTACGAGTTTGCCCGCGCTTTCCGCACCTGGCATGAGAAGAACTACGGCGAGCCCGCCGATGTCCTCTGGAGCACGCCGGGTGGCGCCGTCGAGATCCGCCGGATGCTCACCGCCGCGTGGGAGTCGCGCCTGCGCCAAGGCCTTGAGGTCGGCGGCGACGCGGACCTGATCTTCGGCGGCGGCAGCTACGAGTTCGACACGCTGAAGAAGCCGGTCTCAGTCACGGTCGGCGGTGAGACCAAGACGGCCACCATTCTTGAACCCGTGGAGTTGCCCGCGGCTCTGGTGCAGGGCTGCTACGAGATGACCGACATCGCCGGGCAAAAGCTCTACGACCCCAAGGGCTACTGGTATGGAGTGGCGCTCTCCACCTTCGGCATCGTGATGAACCTGCAAGTGCTCGAGCATCTTCATGTGGAGCCGCTGAAAACCTGGAGCGACCTGGCGGATCCTCGCCTTTTTGGCTGGATCAGCATCGTCAATCCCTCGCAATCAGGAAGCGTGCTCACCGCCTTCGAGGCAATCACGCAGCAGACCAGCTGGCTCGATGGCCTGGCGATCCTGCGCCGCACCGCCGCCAACGCCCGCGGTTTCGCGGCCAGCAGTCCGCGAGTCTCGATCGATGTCGCAGCAGGGGATGCGGCCGCCGGAATCACCATCGACTTCAACGCGCGCTTCCAGACGCAGACCATGATCGAGGCCGCCGTGGAAGCGGGTCGGCCGGGCACCGAGCCGCAGGTCATCTTTATCGCGCCGCTCGGGCAGAGTTCGGTCGATCCTGATCCGGTCGCCATGCTGCGCAACCCGCCGCACCGCGAGACCGCGATCCGCTTCATGGAGTTCTGTCTTTCCAAGGATGCCCAGCGGCTCTGGCAATTTCGTCAGGGCACGCCGGGAGGCCCCGGCCAGTTCGAGCTGCGCCGCATGCCGGTGATGCGCTCGCTCTACACCAGTGAGATGGCGCAATTCATCGACCAGGTCGATCCGGTCGCCATCGCCACGGCGCCCAAGGTGGACAACTCCAGCATGCGCTCGTTCATTCCGCTGCTCTTTCAAACCATGGCGATGGATTCGCACAAGGATTTGAAGGCCGCGTGGCAGGCGATCGCGGCGCATCCGGCTTATCCGAAGGAGAACCACGGATTGGTCCGCGCCTCGGATGTGAGCGACCCGCAGCTCAAGAGCTGGCTGGAGAAATTCGATGCGCTGCCGACGATGGCCACACCCGAAGGTCCGCGCCCGCTGGGCGACATCGACAATCTCAAGATGCTCCGCGACGGATGGCTTCGCGGCGAGTGGAAGGACAAGGGGCTCTGGCCGGAGCAGAACGCCCCGACCGATTCGCTGCGGCGCATCTTCGCCCCCTATTTTCAGGAGAATTACCAGTGGATCGTGGACCAGGCGGCCAGCCACAAAGCGGCGTGA
- a CDS encoding DUF1559 domain-containing protein: MRRSAFTLVELLVMITILALLIAILVPSIGHAMMSFRGNRSMNNLRQLGMGIQLYIADNKGHYPAGAYPAPPTPRIRWSDALWPYMSIQEVYLSPLLTDDDRQRMLTPFAHNLDMTWGGYGFNYHYLGNGRHNAAWTEPYNQPFHARTGSMIGAPSRTICIGDTNGTKAEGIDNSGGQTMESPWTKNGVYALDPPLASKDFGSKGCRRVNGGPTGSSNYGYQGGGDGVMKGENGATASTPGDPICRATPAPRNSGKINIVFCDGHTEALDSTELDDFNQDGQVDNGFWNGLGRSDAR, from the coding sequence ATGCGACGATCCGCGTTCACACTTGTCGAGCTCCTGGTGATGATCACCATCCTTGCGCTGTTGATCGCGATTCTGGTGCCGAGCATCGGCCACGCCATGATGTCCTTTCGCGGCAATCGGTCGATGAACAACCTGCGTCAGCTGGGCATGGGAATTCAGCTGTACATCGCCGACAACAAGGGACACTATCCCGCGGGGGCCTATCCGGCTCCTCCAACGCCGCGCATCCGATGGTCCGACGCCCTCTGGCCCTACATGTCGATCCAGGAGGTCTACCTCAGTCCGCTGCTTACCGACGATGATCGCCAGCGCATGCTGACGCCCTTTGCGCACAATCTGGACATGACCTGGGGCGGCTACGGATTCAACTATCACTATCTCGGCAACGGCCGTCACAACGCCGCCTGGACCGAGCCTTACAACCAGCCTTTCCATGCTCGAACCGGCTCGATGATCGGCGCGCCATCACGGACGATTTGCATCGGAGACACCAACGGCACCAAGGCCGAAGGCATCGATAATTCCGGCGGGCAAACCATGGAGTCGCCCTGGACCAAGAACGGGGTCTATGCCCTCGATCCGCCGCTTGCCTCGAAGGACTTCGGTTCCAAAGGGTGCCGCAGAGTGAATGGCGGCCCCACGGGTTCGAGCAACTACGGCTACCAGGGCGGTGGCGACGGCGTGATGAAGGGGGAGAATGGTGCGACGGCGAGCACGCCCGGCGATCCGATTTGCCGCGCCACACCGGCGCCGCGCAACAGCGGCAAGATCAACATAGTGTTTTGCGACGGGCACACTGAGGCCCTCGATTCAACCGAACTCGACGATTTCAACCAGGACGGTCAAGTGGACAACGGCTTCTGGAATGGACTCGGCCGATCTGATGCGCGGTGA
- the pyrF gene encoding orotidine-5'-phosphate decarboxylase: MPHHMHPADRLEYWVHKRNSPVCVGIDPVFDRLPPTCQRQDPAHAFEHWGHTFLDAIEQHVPAVKFQSACFERYGAAGMTALMKLLTHARGKFLVILDWKRGDIGLSTEHYAAAAKHEFRADWVTANTYLGTDGFLPFLKAGIGVFALVRTSNPSGDALQSQKLADGRTVAESVGDLVASAGEPFKGECGFSSLGAVVGATKAADAEQLRRRMPHTPFLVPGFGAQGGSMADALSCFIHGRGALISASRSVMQAFDGQEGEWSQHVAKAARDFAKEMAAGLQGQTSKVGSA, from the coding sequence ATGCCCCATCACATGCACCCCGCAGACCGGCTCGAGTATTGGGTTCACAAGCGAAACTCCCCGGTGTGCGTGGGCATTGATCCGGTCTTCGACCGCCTGCCGCCGACCTGTCAGCGTCAGGATCCGGCGCATGCCTTCGAGCATTGGGGGCACACTTTCCTGGACGCGATTGAGCAGCACGTTCCGGCGGTCAAGTTCCAGTCGGCCTGCTTCGAGCGCTACGGCGCGGCAGGCATGACCGCGTTGATGAAATTGCTGACCCATGCGCGCGGCAAGTTCCTGGTGATCCTGGACTGGAAGCGCGGCGACATCGGCCTGAGCACCGAGCACTACGCCGCCGCCGCCAAGCATGAGTTCCGCGCCGACTGGGTGACCGCCAACACCTATCTGGGCACGGACGGTTTCCTTCCATTCCTGAAGGCGGGCATCGGAGTCTTTGCGCTGGTGCGGACCAGCAATCCCTCGGGCGACGCGCTGCAAAGTCAAAAGCTGGCCGATGGACGCACCGTCGCCGAGAGCGTGGGCGATCTGGTCGCCTCCGCAGGCGAGCCCTTCAAGGGCGAGTGCGGTTTCAGTTCGCTCGGCGCCGTGGTCGGCGCCACCAAGGCAGCCGATGCCGAGCAGTTGCGGCGGCGCATGCCCCACACGCCTTTCCTGGTGCCGGGGTTCGGTGCCCAGGGCGGAAGCATGGCCGATGCGCTGAGCTGCTTCATTCATGGACGCGGCGCCTTGATCTCCGCAAGCCGCTCGGTCATGCAGGCCTTCGACGGGCAGGAGGGCGAGTGGTCGCAGCATGTGGCCAAGGCGGCAAGGGATTTTGCAAAGGAAATGGCGGCGGGCCTGCAAGGGCAAACTTCCAAAGTCGGCAGCGCTTGA